A single region of the Geitlerinema sp. PCC 9228 genome encodes:
- a CDS encoding glycosyltransferase family 2 protein: MSGKIPISVLIPAKNEQANLPACLNSLEPADEIFLVDSQSSDRTVEIAESYGAQVVQFHFNGYWPKKKNWSLENLPFRNEWVLIVDCDERITPDLWEEMAEAIQNSEYNGYYLNRRVFFLGKWIRYGGKYPDWNLRLFRHRLGRYENLGTEGVPNTGDNEVHEHVVLPAQVGYLKNDMIHEDFRDIYHWIERHNRYSNWEARVYYNLLSGKQQSDSIGADFFGDAVQRKRFLKLIWVRLPGKPLLRFIWFYIIKLGLLDGRAGLIYARLLSQYEYQIGVKLYELRRFGGQLNVAVGDEKTTATQKEPSQ; encoded by the coding sequence ATGTCCGGCAAAATCCCCATTTCTGTTCTCATTCCCGCCAAAAACGAACAAGCTAACTTACCAGCTTGTTTGAACAGTTTAGAACCGGCTGACGAAATTTTCTTGGTCGATTCCCAAAGCAGCGATCGCACGGTGGAAATTGCCGAAAGCTACGGCGCTCAGGTAGTCCAATTCCACTTTAACGGTTACTGGCCGAAAAAGAAAAACTGGTCCCTAGAAAATTTGCCCTTTCGTAACGAATGGGTTCTCATTGTAGACTGCGACGAACGCATCACGCCAGATTTATGGGAGGAAATGGCCGAGGCTATTCAAAATAGCGAATACAACGGTTACTACCTCAACCGCCGGGTCTTTTTCTTAGGCAAATGGATTCGCTATGGCGGCAAATATCCCGATTGGAACTTGCGGCTGTTTCGCCACCGCCTGGGTCGCTATGAAAATTTAGGTACGGAAGGGGTTCCCAATACCGGCGACAACGAAGTCCACGAACACGTGGTGTTGCCGGCGCAGGTAGGTTATCTCAAAAACGATATGATCCACGAAGATTTTCGGGATATTTACCACTGGATCGAACGCCACAACCGCTACTCTAATTGGGAAGCTAGGGTGTACTACAATTTGCTGTCGGGAAAACAGCAAAGCGATAGCATTGGCGCTGATTTTTTCGGAGATGCGGTCCAACGCAAGCGATTCCTCAAACTGATTTGGGTACGTTTGCCTGGGAAACCTTTACTACGTTTCATTTGGTTTTATATTATTAAATTGGGGCTTTTAGATGGCAGGGCTGGGTTGATTTACGCACGATTGCTCAGCCAGTACGAATACCAAATTGGCGTAAAACTATACGAACTGCGTCGTTTTGGCGGACAGCTGAATGTGGCAGTCGGCGACGAGAAAACCACAGCCACCCAGAAAGAACCCAGCCAATAA
- the hpsU gene encoding hormogonium polysaccharide biosynthesis acetyltransferase HpsU, whose translation MAKIVSTNFDRISQADIDTTSPAKVDLSQYDQSWYDRGRPAWLVFWWWLVQAIAFPLSPHPWNGFRSWLLRRFGAKIGKQTVIRPTVRVTYPWKVKLGDYSWLGDDVVLYSLDHISIGDHCVISQESYLCTGSHDLSDRYFHLMVAPITIGNGVWVASDCFVGPGVQIGSNTTIGARSSVFKNIPAGYVAWGTPCKPMYPRPFREASPGSPTENGSQPS comes from the coding sequence ATGGCGAAAATTGTGAGTACAAATTTCGATCGAATCTCTCAAGCGGACATCGACACCACATCCCCCGCCAAAGTCGATTTAAGCCAGTACGACCAATCTTGGTACGACCGCGGACGTCCGGCTTGGTTGGTTTTTTGGTGGTGGTTGGTTCAAGCGATCGCATTTCCCCTGAGTCCCCACCCGTGGAACGGCTTTCGTAGCTGGTTGCTGCGGCGATTTGGCGCTAAAATTGGCAAGCAAACCGTTATTCGACCCACCGTTCGAGTAACCTATCCCTGGAAAGTCAAACTTGGGGACTACAGCTGGTTGGGAGATGATGTGGTTCTGTACAGCTTGGACCACATTTCCATCGGCGACCATTGCGTTATTTCCCAAGAATCTTACTTGTGTACCGGCAGCCACGATTTGAGCGATCGCTATTTCCATCTGATGGTCGCTCCCATTACCATAGGCAACGGCGTGTGGGTGGCTAGCGATTGTTTTGTGGGACCAGGGGTGCAAATTGGATCCAATACCACCATTGGGGCGCGCAGCAGCGTATTTAAAAACATTCCCGCCGGTTACGTTGCTTGGGGAACCCCTTGCAAACCCATGTATCCGCGTCCGTTTCGCGAAGCATCGCCAGGTTCGCCAACAGAAAACGGCAGCCAGCCATCCTGA
- the htpG gene encoding molecular chaperone HtpG — MTVLEQGNINIHTENIFPIIKKSLYSSHEIFLRELISNAVDAISKVKMVSYSEDVNGEVGDGEIQISIDKENNTLSVTDDGIGMTAEEVKKYINQVAFSSAEEFIQKYQAGSDQQIIGHFGLGFYSSFMVADRVEIDTLSYRPDAQAVHWVCDGSPAFTLEDSSRTQRGTTITLHLQEEEKEYLEPERIKQLVKKYCDFMPIAIKLDGEQINRQKALWRQSPKDLSNEDYLEFYRYLYPYQEEPLLWVHLNTDYPFLLNGILYFPKLRPDIDVTKSQIKLFCNQVYVSDRTEDIIPNFLLPMRGVIDSPDIPLNVSRTSLQTDRTVRRISDFIAKKVADRLKSLYRENRQKYIDCWQDIGTFVKFGCINDEKFKNQVQDIIIFKTTADLGSPEQPEVQVQSESGDAWQEANQSTSNTGDSYTTLQEYLDRNQDRHENQVFYCSDPVTQASFVELHKSQGLEVLYMDSFIDPHFISFLEKEYQDVKFSRVDAEIDDKLIDKDQDSEIVDASSQKTRNEQLKELFQNAINQPQLQIRTEAVKGEDPNSTPPVMILLPESMRRLRDMSAMMGQDISQLPDNHILLVNTSHPLIKNLAELSQSSIIQGGGSSPSKELANMLCQHLYDLALMSQKGVDAEGMKSFVERSNQVLTRLTEKANG; from the coding sequence ATGACTGTCCTAGAACAAGGCAACATAAACATTCATACCGAGAATATATTTCCCATTATCAAGAAGTCCCTATATTCCAGCCACGAAATCTTCTTGCGGGAATTAATCTCCAACGCCGTAGACGCCATCTCCAAAGTCAAGATGGTATCTTATTCGGAAGACGTAAACGGAGAAGTGGGGGACGGCGAAATCCAAATTTCTATTGACAAAGAAAATAATACCCTTTCCGTCACCGACGATGGCATCGGCATGACCGCCGAAGAGGTAAAAAAATACATCAACCAAGTGGCTTTTTCCAGCGCCGAAGAATTCATTCAAAAATACCAAGCCGGTTCGGACCAACAAATCATCGGTCACTTTGGCTTGGGATTTTATTCTTCCTTCATGGTAGCCGATCGCGTCGAAATTGATACCCTATCCTACCGACCCGATGCCCAAGCCGTCCACTGGGTTTGCGACGGGTCTCCCGCTTTCACCCTAGAAGACTCTTCTCGAACCCAACGGGGAACTACCATCACCCTGCATTTACAGGAAGAAGAAAAAGAATATTTAGAACCAGAACGCATCAAGCAACTGGTAAAAAAATACTGTGACTTCATGCCAATTGCCATCAAACTCGATGGCGAACAAATCAACCGGCAAAAAGCCTTATGGCGGCAATCTCCCAAAGATTTAAGCAATGAAGACTATCTAGAATTTTATCGCTACCTGTATCCCTATCAAGAAGAACCCCTGTTGTGGGTTCACCTCAACACCGACTATCCCTTCCTGCTAAACGGCATTCTCTACTTCCCCAAACTGCGACCCGACATCGACGTTACCAAAAGCCAAATTAAACTGTTCTGCAATCAAGTCTACGTCAGCGATCGCACTGAAGACATCATTCCCAACTTCCTACTTCCCATGCGAGGGGTTATTGACAGTCCCGACATTCCCCTCAATGTCTCCCGTACTTCCCTACAAACCGACCGCACAGTTCGCCGTATTAGCGATTTTATCGCCAAAAAAGTCGCCGATCGCCTCAAATCTCTCTATCGAGAAAACCGGCAAAAATACATCGACTGCTGGCAAGACATCGGTACTTTCGTCAAATTCGGCTGCATCAACGACGAGAAATTCAAAAACCAAGTTCAAGATATTATCATCTTCAAAACAACCGCCGACTTGGGTTCGCCAGAACAACCGGAAGTTCAGGTACAATCGGAATCGGGAGATGCCTGGCAAGAAGCCAACCAATCTACCTCTAATACAGGAGACTCCTACACCACCCTGCAAGAATATCTAGACCGCAACCAAGACCGCCACGAAAATCAAGTTTTCTACTGCAGCGACCCAGTAACCCAAGCCAGTTTCGTGGAACTGCATAAAAGTCAGGGTTTGGAAGTCCTGTACATGGATTCGTTCATTGACCCCCACTTTATTTCCTTTTTAGAGAAGGAATACCAAGATGTGAAATTCTCCCGTGTAGACGCGGAAATCGACGACAAACTCATCGACAAAGACCAAGATTCGGAAATTGTCGATGCCAGCAGCCAGAAAACCCGCAACGAACAACTCAAAGAACTGTTCCAAAACGCCATCAACCAGCCGCAGCTGCAAATTCGCACAGAAGCCGTCAAAGGCGAAGACCCCAATAGTACCCCGCCGGTGATGATTCTGCTGCCGGAATCCATGCGTCGCCTGCGGGATATGAGTGCTATGATGGGTCAGGATATTTCCCAGCTTCCCGACAATCACATTCTCCTGGTGAATACTTCCCATCCGTTGATTAAGAATTTAGCTGAGTTAAGCCAAAGTTCTATTATCCAAGGTGGCGGTAGTTCTCCCTCGAAAGAACTGGCGAATATGTTATGCCAGCATCTGTACGATTTGGCGTTAATGTCGCAAAAAGGGGTTGATGCTGAAGGTATGAAATCTTTTGTGGAACGTTCCAACCAGGTGTTGACTCGCTTGACAGAAAAAGCTAATGGCTAG
- a CDS encoding glycosyltransferase family 39 protein, with protein MFHRQIRWMVAAVLFLLALGIVLRFANIEAKTYWVDEAYTLLRVAGYTEAGVIEKTFNGEILRVADLQKYQFPNGNTSFADTWRSLAVESPQHPPLFYLMARAWLQIGFDSVRSLSAVLSLLVFPGMAWLGWELFRSRWVAMVGMALLAISPFHLLYAQQAKEYSLWTGLLLLTHAAFLRALRIPRWRNWGIYTGLLAVSFYTFPFSGFMAIAYAIFIFLQATPKKQIIRYFSTTVLAIALFSPWIEITFHHFQQVKPTLAWTSQDSNITFLLDRWFLNLSRFFYDFNEGYENSHLSIILLLLVVFYSLYFLYRHSSNPTWQFVFLGIALGGLPLMILDILSGGLRSVQPRYLLPAYLGFQISVSYLLATQLQTTLSHQKHRGRWFAIALAFTLSGVGSCLAIVPAEFWWNQGPIKSKYNPEIAEIVNQASHPLLIADDSTRLSDSFACRILALSHSLRPNIHLLLLRQPNFPPLPTTKFDNLFIFSPAPWLSQAAKDRPNLTLQTIFHQRRFHLLQVQTVSQP; from the coding sequence TTGTTCCATCGCCAAATTCGTTGGATGGTCGCTGCGGTTTTATTTTTGTTGGCCTTGGGGATTGTTCTGCGTTTTGCCAACATCGAGGCAAAAACCTATTGGGTAGACGAAGCCTATACCCTGCTGCGGGTGGCTGGCTATACCGAAGCCGGCGTTATCGAAAAAACATTTAACGGTGAAATCCTCAGGGTTGCCGATTTGCAAAAGTATCAGTTTCCCAATGGCAACACCAGTTTTGCCGATACCTGGCGATCGCTTGCTGTGGAATCTCCCCAACATCCCCCTTTATTTTACCTAATGGCGCGGGCTTGGTTGCAAATCGGTTTTGATTCTGTCAGGAGTTTGTCAGCGGTTCTCAGTTTGCTAGTATTCCCCGGCATGGCATGGCTGGGATGGGAATTGTTTCGGTCGCGATGGGTAGCCATGGTGGGAATGGCTTTGCTGGCCATTTCACCGTTTCATTTATTATACGCCCAACAAGCGAAGGAATACAGTTTGTGGACGGGATTGCTTTTGCTAACCCATGCGGCGTTTTTGCGTGCTTTGCGAATTCCCCGCTGGCGAAATTGGGGAATTTATACGGGATTGCTGGCGGTGAGTTTCTATACGTTTCCGTTTTCGGGATTCATGGCGATCGCGTATGCAATATTTATTTTCCTACAAGCCACGCCCAAAAAACAAATCATCCGTTATTTTAGCACAACGGTCCTCGCGATCGCATTATTTTCCCCTTGGATAGAAATCACCTTCCACCATTTCCAGCAGGTAAAGCCAACCCTAGCGTGGACCTCCCAAGATTCTAATATTACCTTTCTCCTGGACCGTTGGTTTCTCAACCTCAGCCGATTCTTTTACGACTTTAACGAAGGATACGAAAATTCCCACCTTTCCATTATTTTATTGCTTTTGGTGGTTTTCTATTCCCTTTATTTTCTCTACCGCCACAGCAGCAATCCAACTTGGCAATTTGTCTTTTTAGGAATTGCCCTGGGGGGATTGCCACTCATGATTCTCGATATCTTATCTGGTGGTCTGCGTTCCGTGCAACCTCGTTATTTACTACCTGCCTACCTTGGTTTTCAAATTTCCGTTAGTTACCTGCTAGCCACCCAACTGCAAACCACACTTTCCCATCAAAAACATCGCGGTCGTTGGTTCGCGATCGCGCTTGCATTTACCCTCAGCGGCGTAGGTTCTTGTTTGGCCATTGTACCAGCGGAGTTTTGGTGGAACCAAGGACCAATCAAAAGCAAATACAATCCCGAAATTGCCGAAATTGTCAACCAAGCCAGCCATCCCCTCCTCATTGCTGACGATTCCACCCGCCTCAGCGATAGTTTCGCCTGTCGTATCTTGGCACTAAGTCACTCACTGCGACCCAACATACATTTGTTGCTACTCCGCCAACCCAATTTCCCGCCCCTACCGACAACAAAGTTCGATAATCTATTTATATTCTCTCCCGCACCTTGGTTGTCGCAAGCCGCCAAAGACCGACCCAACTTGACCTTGCAAACAATTTTCCACCAGCGTCGCTTTCATCTGCTGCAAGTACAAACCGTTTCCCAACCGTAA
- a CDS encoding heme-binding protein, translated as MRNWRLLGKICIATLLLALVWSTPVQASNLPTHSELRTTLKEVVNEDNGGLGLNMWATVVDRDGTVQAVVYTGTNRGDQWPGSRVIAAQKANTANAFSLPALALSTANLFSAVQPGETLFGLQFSNPVNPNVAYAGPVENIGTANDPMVGKRIGGVNVFGGGLPLYDSEGTLLGALGVSGDYSCADHIIAWKVRYNLNLDNVPKGVSSTKDDNIVYDIAIDSETGQKDSASGWGHPECAPGTTKIGEKLPKTYPTGPES; from the coding sequence ATGAGAAATTGGCGCTTGCTGGGCAAAATCTGCATAGCAACCCTCTTGCTAGCTTTGGTTTGGTCTACTCCCGTACAAGCTAGCAACTTACCCACCCACAGCGAACTGCGAACCACTCTCAAAGAAGTTGTCAACGAAGATAACGGTGGTTTGGGATTGAACATGTGGGCAACGGTAGTTGACCGCGATGGTACCGTTCAAGCAGTTGTGTATACAGGAACCAACCGCGGCGACCAATGGCCGGGAAGTCGGGTCATTGCCGCCCAAAAAGCCAATACTGCCAATGCTTTTAGTTTACCAGCGCTGGCGCTTTCCACGGCCAATTTATTTTCCGCGGTACAACCAGGAGAAACGCTGTTTGGTTTGCAATTTAGCAATCCAGTAAACCCCAATGTCGCCTATGCTGGTCCTGTGGAAAACATTGGTACGGCCAACGACCCCATGGTTGGTAAAAGAATTGGTGGTGTAAATGTATTTGGCGGCGGTTTGCCTTTATATGACTCAGAAGGCACCTTATTAGGGGCCTTGGGAGTCAGTGGCGATTATTCTTGCGCGGACCATATTATTGCTTGGAAGGTTCGCTACAATTTGAATTTGGATAACGTTCCCAAAGGGGTTAGTTCCACCAAAGATGATAATATTGTGTACGATATTGCCATCGATAGCGAGACGGGTCAGAAAGACAGCGCTAGCGGTTGGGGACACCCAGAATGCGCGCCGGGAACCACCAAAATTGGTGAAAAATTGCCGAAAACCTATCCTACTGGTCCCGAGTCATAG